CCGCCTGTGGCGGAGAAAAAATTGAAACCTATCAGGTGCCGAAGGAGACGGTTGCCGCTCCGGCTATGCCGGCCCCTGTGAAACAGACTCCGGCCGCGACGGTTCGCCGCTCCTCGCCGGGATTTTCCGCAGATCTGCCTGACGGCTGGAAGGAAGTGCCTTCGAGTTCGGCCATGCGGAAAGCCAGCTATGTTGTAGAAGGCACGGCGATCGATGCCTATTTTATCTCGCTTTCCATGGGGGATGTGCTCAGCAATGTGAATCGCTGGCGCGGGCAGGTGGGTCTGCCGAATGCATCGCTGGACGCTATTGAAGCGAATATGGTCGAATTCTCCATTAACGGCCATGGGTGCAAATATTTTGAAATCTATAACGAGGAGAACGACAAGGGCATCATTGCAGGCATCATTGATCTGTCGCCGAGTTATTGGTATTTCACGGCAAAAGGCCCCGTCAGTGAGCTTAAAGTTCACACGGCCGATATGCAGAACTTCCTCAAGTCGATGAAGTTTGACGGCCACAATCATTAACTTTCAGGCATCGTCGCTGCCTTTTCCGGATATCTAATTTTATGTTAAACAGGTTATTTGATTTTCTTCAGTCCCTCAAACTGACCGTATGGTTGCTGGTTCTGAGCATGGTGCTGGTATTCGCAGGGACGCTTGCACAGGTCGATAAAGGGATCTGGAATGTGATGGATCAGTATTTCCGCTGTTACATCGCCATGATCGATCTCCCCGTCTTTTTTCCCCGGAGTTGGAATGTTCCGGATATTGGAATTCCGTTTCCCGGCGGCTTTCTGATCGGCTGGTTATTGACGATCAATCTGATTGCGGTGCATTCACAGACGTTCAAGGTTCTGGCCAAAGGCGGGCGCAGAATGGCCGGGCTGGTGCTGTTTGCTCTTGGCATTCTGGTGGTGGTCGGGGTGATGCTCGGCTGGGGAACAGCACCGGTTGCCGCTACGGAAAATGATGCGTTCTGGCGGGTTTTTCTGCGGCTCGGCCGCGGTACGGCGGCGGCCGTTGTACTTTATGCAGCCTGTGTGCTGCTCTATCGGCAGCGGGCCGGTATGGTGTTGCTGCACGGCGGTATTCTCTTTCTGTTGATCGGTGAATTTTTCACGGCACTCTTTGCGGTTGAAGCCACGATGACCATTAAAGAAGGGGAAACCGTCAATTTTCTCGACCGGTCGCAGCAGCTGGAGCTCGCGTTTACGGAAACAAGTCATCCCGATTACGATACCGTCACCGTTATTCCGCAGAAACTGCTCCGGGATGGTGAGCTGATTTCCGATGAACATCTTCCGTTTGATGTGAAGGTGCATCGGTTTATGGAAAACTCCAACTCTCCCCGGCCCTTGAACAGTATGCCGCCTGCGTTACTCAGCAGTTATCCGGAATATGAAGGTTTCGGCTCGCGGCAATATATCGCTGAAGCACCGCAGGTAAGTGGCGCAACGGGGTCCCGGAATGCACAGGCGGTGGATGTGGAACTGATGGATCCGTCCACAGGGAAATCACTTGGCCGTTATATTCTTTCGCTGTGGATGTATCCCAACTTTGTGAACCGGACCTGGGATATGCCGACCCATATTACCGTGGGCGATAAAACCTATACGGCCTACCTGCGTTTCGGGCGGGAATATGCCAAAGCCCCGAGCGGAAATCCCTTTTCGATCAAGCTGCTCGATTTTGTGCATGAAAAATATGAAGGCACTCAGATGCCGAAAGATTTTGCATCGAAAATTCTGCTGGTGAACGAGGGCGACGGCGTGGAGCGTGAGCTGCGGATTTGGATGAATAATCCGTTGCGCTATGCTCGCCGTACGTTTTATCAGTCGGGTTTTCTGCCGGACGACGGCGGCACAGTACTTCAGGTGGTTCGCAATGATACCTGGATGATTCCCTATCTAAGTTGCATGATTGTTTTTGTCGGCATGACGGCCCAGTTTGTCCAGTCGTTCAACCGCTATTTAAGGAGGGACGCCTGATGAAGCGCACGATTACCCAGATTTTCGTAGTTCTGTTCTGCCTCTGGTTTTTTCAAAAAGGGCTTAGGCCGAAGAGTGAAACACCTGAAGAGTTCCAGCTGAATGCCTTTGCGCATCTCCCGGTAAAATATGAAGGCCGGAAAAAACCGCTGGATACGTTTGCCCGTAATCTGCTCACCGTGCTTTCCGGAAAACAGTCGGTCCGAAATCCGGATGGAGAAAAAGTCGAAGCGATCGAGTGGCTGCTGGACAGTATTTCCGGAACCGAGCACGCTGCGGATTACAGGGTTATCCGTATTGAAAATATTGATCTGCTCGCCAGCCTCGGTCTGGGGGAGAAGGATGGAGATCATTTCCGTTTTTCATATCGCCAGCTCGCTCCCGCTCTGGTGACGCTCGATCAGGCCGCACGCTCCGCGTTCGCAAAAGACAGCCGTGAACGCGATCTGTACGACCGCCAGGTCATCAAGCTGGCTAATAAACTCTATGCTTTTCAGAATGTGCTCAGTTCATTTGAAGATCCGTCCGGCACTCCGCAGGATCAGATTTTTTCAACTGCGCAGCGGTACATGACGCTGGAAGGCTAT
This region of Pontiella agarivorans genomic DNA includes:
- a CDS encoding cytochrome c biogenesis protein ResB, which codes for MLNRLFDFLQSLKLTVWLLVLSMVLVFAGTLAQVDKGIWNVMDQYFRCYIAMIDLPVFFPRSWNVPDIGIPFPGGFLIGWLLTINLIAVHSQTFKVLAKGGRRMAGLVLFALGILVVVGVMLGWGTAPVAATENDAFWRVFLRLGRGTAAAVVLYAACVLLYRQRAGMVLLHGGILFLLIGEFFTALFAVEATMTIKEGETVNFLDRSQQLELAFTETSHPDYDTVTVIPQKLLRDGELISDEHLPFDVKVHRFMENSNSPRPLNSMPPALLSSYPEYEGFGSRQYIAEAPQVSGATGSRNAQAVDVELMDPSTGKSLGRYILSLWMYPNFVNRTWDMPTHITVGDKTYTAYLRFGREYAKAPSGNPFSIKLLDFVHEKYEGTQMPKDFASKILLVNEGDGVERELRIWMNNPLRYARRTFYQSGFLPDDGGTVLQVVRNDTWMIPYLSCMIVFVGMTAQFVQSFNRYLRRDA